A window of the Acidobacteriota bacterium genome harbors these coding sequences:
- a CDS encoding esterase yields the protein MRTDYHRWFSHRLGRDMGVAVYGHWGAPMLTFPTSGGDEWEMAGQSMIGALSEFIEAGRIKVFSINSNTSESFYNRGAHPYHRSWMQRMYAQYIREEVVPFVHAHCQSVLPIATMGMSLGAYHAANMLFKHPDVFRRCFALSGVYDMKRFMDGMYDDNFYFNNPVDYLANLSDPWFFQQFAGCDIRLITGHGPWEDKGPTYQLAAILRDKGIPHSLDDWGDIGGHDWPHWKHIMRQYVSGMY from the coding sequence ATGCGCACCGACTACCATCGCTGGTTCTCTCATCGCCTGGGCCGTGACATGGGCGTCGCCGTCTACGGGCACTGGGGCGCGCCGATGCTCACGTTTCCCACGAGCGGCGGTGACGAGTGGGAGATGGCGGGCCAGAGCATGATCGGCGCGCTCTCCGAGTTCATCGAGGCCGGCCGTATCAAGGTCTTCTCGATCAACAGCAATACGAGCGAATCGTTCTACAACCGGGGGGCGCACCCGTACCACCGGAGTTGGATGCAGCGCATGTACGCGCAGTACATCCGCGAAGAGGTCGTGCCCTTCGTGCACGCGCACTGCCAGTCGGTCCTTCCCATCGCGACGATGGGCATGTCGCTCGGTGCGTACCACGCGGCGAACATGCTCTTCAAGCACCCGGACGTCTTCAGGCGCTGCTTCGCCCTCTCGGGCGTGTACGACATGAAGCGGTTCATGGACGGGATGTACGACGACAACTTCTACTTCAACAACCCGGTCGACTACCTCGCGAACCTGTCCGACCCGTGGTTCTTCCAGCAGTTCGCGGGCTGCGACATCCGCCTCATCACCGGCCACGGGCCATGGGAGGACAAGGGGCCCACTTACCAGCTCGCTGCGATCCTGCGCGACAAGGGCATCCCGCACAGCCTCGACGACTGGGGTGACATCGGCGGGCACGACTGGCCGCACTGGAAGCACATCATGCGTCAGTACGTGAGCGGGATGTACTGA
- a CDS encoding tetratricopeptide repeat protein, translating into MKSGMSLVVALTVGLSAGAVFAQEPLPSVGQLYESGKNQQVVETVMAEGEAAPPDHLYLAGQSLMKLESREHARDVFGRLINDDEASPWRALGASATAVIDGDYERAYAEAARAAELAPGLFYAHYQVGLTEGYRGNPAASASAFERAIALNPGSAYAHYYAGMAHYKARRVDQMGRHFEQFVKLAPEAPERPAVESIMRSLRGR; encoded by the coding sequence ATGAAATCAGGAATGTCCCTCGTTGTCGCTTTGACGGTCGGGCTCTCGGCCGGTGCAGTCTTTGCGCAGGAACCGCTGCCGAGCGTCGGTCAGCTGTACGAGTCCGGGAAGAACCAGCAGGTCGTCGAGACGGTGATGGCCGAGGGCGAGGCCGCTCCCCCCGACCACCTCTACCTCGCGGGCCAGAGTCTCATGAAGCTCGAGAGCCGCGAGCACGCGCGCGACGTCTTCGGCCGGCTGATCAACGACGACGAGGCCAGCCCGTGGCGGGCACTGGGCGCGTCGGCCACCGCGGTCATCGACGGCGACTACGAACGCGCGTACGCCGAGGCCGCCCGAGCCGCCGAACTGGCGCCAGGCCTCTTCTACGCGCACTACCAGGTGGGCCTCACCGAGGGCTACCGCGGGAACCCGGCGGCGTCGGCGTCGGCCTTCGAACGGGCCATCGCGCTCAACCCCGGGTCGGCTTACGCCCACTACTACGCCGGTATGGCGCACTACAAGGCCCGACGCGTCGACCAGATGGGCCGGCACTTCGAACAGTTCGTGAAGCTCGCGCCGGAGGCCCCGGAGCGGCCGGCCGTCGAGTCGATCATGCGTTCGCTCAGGGGGCGCTGA
- a CDS encoding PhzF family phenazine biosynthesis protein codes for MKLRMFQVDAFADRVFEGNPAAVCPLEAWLDAGLLLAIAEENNLSETAFFVPAADGFELRWFTPAEEVDLCGHATLASAHVLFTHLGYQRPEVRFSTRSGQLVVHRGPLGLCMDFPAALPAPTETPVALVEALGSQPCEVLAAFDYVVVYETEQQVVALAPDFAMLRRVGLRGVVATAPGGDTDFVSRCFFPKLRVDEDPVTGSAHCELAPYWARRLGRTHLVGRQRSKRGGTVACEVSGSRVLLSGRAVDYMTAEVHVPDWTDTIADALSAP; via the coding sequence ATGAAGCTCAGGATGTTCCAGGTCGACGCCTTCGCCGACCGGGTCTTCGAAGGGAATCCGGCTGCCGTGTGCCCGCTCGAGGCCTGGCTCGACGCTGGTCTGCTCCTGGCCATTGCCGAGGAGAACAACCTGTCGGAAACCGCGTTCTTCGTGCCGGCGGCCGACGGGTTCGAGCTGCGGTGGTTCACGCCGGCCGAGGAGGTCGACCTCTGCGGGCACGCGACGCTGGCGAGCGCGCACGTGCTCTTCACGCACCTTGGCTACCAACGGCCCGAGGTGCGCTTCTCGACCCGCAGCGGCCAACTCGTCGTGCACCGCGGTCCGCTCGGACTCTGCATGGACTTCCCCGCGGCACTGCCAGCGCCGACCGAAACGCCCGTCGCTCTCGTCGAGGCGCTCGGAAGCCAGCCGTGCGAGGTCCTCGCGGCGTTCGACTACGTCGTCGTCTACGAGACCGAGCAGCAGGTCGTGGCACTCGCCCCGGACTTCGCCATGCTGCGGCGCGTCGGCCTGCGGGGCGTCGTCGCGACGGCGCCAGGCGGCGACACCGACTTCGTGAGCCGTTGCTTCTTCCCGAAACTTCGCGTCGACGAAGACCCGGTGACCGGCTCGGCCCACTGCGAGCTGGCTCCTTATTGGGCCAGAAGACTCGGCCGTACGCACCTCGTCGGCCGGCAGCGCTCGAAACGGGGCGGCACGGTGGCCTGCGAGGTGAGCGGCAGCCGCGTGCTGCTGTCGGGGCGTGCCGTCGACTACATGACCGCCGAGGTTCACGTCCCCGACTGGACGGACACGATCGCGGACGCGCTCAGCGCCCCCTGA
- a CDS encoding DASS family sodium-coupled anion symporter, with translation MTTVVETRDGDRGEYGLRQWIGWVVGPSALLLTLLLPPPPGLSVEGWRTAGAAGLMAVFWIAESIPIPATALLPLVLFPALGLGDIRESAAPFANPIIFLFLGGFILALGMQRWQLHRRLAIGLIGLIGTRPSAIIAGFLLSSAIVSMWVSNTATALMMLPIAMSVVQLVPPGPAATGRYRFGAALLLAVAYGATTGGMATPIGTPPNALLAAYVGEIYDLTIGFGQWMLLGVPVVVVTLPLVHLVLTRVMFTLDRVPLPGMAEMIAREKSRLGRPGRAEVAVAVVFALTAAGWIFQPLVARVVPLVSDTTIAISGALLLFAIPVDLRRGEFVMNWDATKDVPWGVLLLFGGGLSLAANIDRHGLSTYLGSLAGGLEGLPHVVILCVICFGILMLTELTSNTATAATFLPIAGAFALSLGENPLLFLIPTALAANCSYMMPVGTPPNAIVYGSGLVTLPQMARAGFLLNVALVPVVVGLLLLLGPFVFGIESGIVPDWAR, from the coding sequence ATGACGACGGTGGTGGAGACGCGTGACGGCGATCGCGGCGAGTACGGCCTGCGGCAGTGGATCGGCTGGGTGGTCGGGCCTTCCGCGCTCCTCCTGACCCTGCTGCTGCCACCTCCTCCGGGCCTCAGCGTCGAAGGCTGGCGCACGGCTGGCGCCGCCGGGCTGATGGCCGTGTTCTGGATCGCCGAGTCGATCCCGATTCCGGCGACCGCCCTGCTCCCGCTCGTGCTCTTCCCGGCCCTCGGGCTCGGCGACATCCGCGAGAGCGCGGCGCCCTTCGCCAACCCGATCATCTTCCTCTTCCTCGGCGGCTTCATCCTGGCGCTCGGGATGCAGCGCTGGCAGCTGCACCGTCGCCTCGCCATCGGCCTCATCGGCCTGATCGGCACCAGGCCTTCCGCCATCATTGCCGGGTTCCTGCTGTCGTCGGCCATCGTCAGCATGTGGGTGAGCAACACCGCCACCGCGTTGATGATGCTGCCGATTGCCATGTCGGTCGTGCAGCTCGTGCCGCCTGGACCCGCGGCAACCGGCCGATACCGCTTCGGCGCCGCCCTGTTGCTGGCGGTCGCCTACGGCGCGACGACCGGCGGCATGGCCACCCCCATCGGGACGCCGCCCAACGCGCTGCTCGCGGCGTACGTCGGCGAGATCTACGATCTCACCATCGGCTTCGGTCAGTGGATGCTGCTCGGCGTGCCGGTGGTCGTCGTGACGCTGCCCCTCGTTCACCTCGTGCTGACGCGAGTCATGTTCACCCTCGACCGCGTGCCGCTCCCAGGCATGGCAGAGATGATCGCGCGCGAGAAGTCGCGGCTCGGCCGGCCGGGCAGGGCCGAGGTGGCGGTGGCGGTGGTCTTCGCGCTCACCGCGGCGGGCTGGATCTTCCAGCCGCTCGTGGCCAGGGTCGTCCCGCTCGTCTCGGATACGACCATCGCGATCTCCGGCGCCCTGCTGCTGTTTGCCATCCCCGTCGACCTCAGGCGAGGCGAGTTCGTCATGAACTGGGATGCGACCAAGGACGTGCCCTGGGGCGTGCTCCTGCTCTTTGGCGGCGGTCTCAGTCTCGCGGCCAACATCGACCGCCACGGGCTGTCGACCTACCTGGGCAGCCTCGCTGGCGGTCTCGAGGGCCTGCCGCACGTCGTCATCCTGTGCGTCATCTGCTTCGGGATCCTGATGCTCACCGAGTTGACGAGCAATACGGCGACGGCCGCGACGTTCCTCCCAATCGCCGGCGCCTTCGCCCTGAGCCTCGGCGAGAACCCCCTGCTGTTCCTCATCCCGACGGCACTCGCCGCCAACTGCTCGTACATGATGCCGGTCGGCACGCCACCAAACGCCATCGTGTACGGCAGCGGCCTCGTGACGCTGCCGCAGATGGCGCGGGCCGGGTTCCTGCTGAACGTCGCGCTGGTACCCGTCGTTGTCGGGCTGCTGCTGCTGCTCGGTCCCTTCGTGTTCGGTATCGAAAGTGGGATCGTTCCCGACTGGGCCAGGTAG